Part of the Apilactobacillus apisilvae genome is shown below.
ATTTCCGTTAACAAAAATTGAGCAGTTATCTTTATTAAAATTACCAGATAACAGTAGATAAGGAATGTTTCCATCAGTATAGTTGTATTTAATATCAATAGAAGCTGGTTTTAATAAATTTTTCTTTTTAACAACTGATTTGTTAAGAGATTTGGTGTTATAAACATTATTAAAAGTTACTTTATAATCATTATTAAAATTAAATATATTTTTATTTGAATTAGATAAAGATTTAAAAATATTGTTTTGATAGTTCAAGGGGTCATCATTAGTTTTTATTTTTTTTAATGAATTCTGATTTGTTTCATAAATTATTGGAAAATAATTATTGTTTTTATAACTATTAAAATCATTATTTACTTTATTATTAATAACATCATATCGTTTTCCACTTTGCTGAATCATTGGATATTTTTTAAATCCATTATCCATATTAATTATATATTTAAAACTTAATAAGGAGTCGGTAAATAAGGTGCCATTAGAATAATCAATTGATCCGCTATTAAATGGAATTCCAATTTTTGATTCAAATTCAGTATTTTTCTTTTGTAAAGTGGATGAAAATACTGAACCACCATTAAAATTATTTTCTAAAGGATCATTTTTAGTACGATAAAATGATTTTCCAATTCGGTAGAATGAATTATCATTTTTTTGGATTGATGATATTTTATTTGATAATATTTTATTATAAGTAGTATAGTCACTATTATTAACATATGAAATGCTATTTAATGAATTGAAAGTGTTTATTCCCATATCACATATAGTGATTATAAGAAGGCTTAATAAATAGTATTTAAATGTTTTTTTGTTGATTAACATTATTATTAAAAATGTTATTGCTAAAATTAACAATGAAATTATATATTTTTCTATAGATAAAAATGTAAATCTATTAATATTAACTCCAACGTATAACATTCCAGCAACAAGAATGACTGAAACTTTTATTATTAAAGTAATATTTATTTCTTTAGGCAAACTATTAAAGCCAATTGCTCCTAAATATGCAATCAAGAAACAAGTAATAAATGAAAATCTATATGGATACCATACTGGAAATTGAAATGCATGCCAAAGTAAATCAAGTGGTTCAAAGGACATGGATATAATCAAAAATGATAGTAGCAAAAAATATATAACTCTTTTTTTTATTCTAATGTTGTGATTGAAGAAAAAAGAAATCATTGATATTAATGCAATACTTCCAATAAATATATTAGGATAGCCACTAGGTATTTGATCAAAGTTAAAAGCACCATTTAAAGACTTAGAAATCATATCTAAAGGATTATACTCAAATTTCCATTTTATATTACTGATTGTATATTGCCCTTTACCATCTTTAAGGGCTATTATGTTAGGTATCATTAGCCATGATGAAATTAAAAATGCAGTTAAACTAGTTCCAATATATTTTAAAATCATTTTAATTTTATTATTGATATTGCTGTATTTAATAACGTAATTAGCGATAAAATATGTACATGAAAATATACAAATCATAAAAGCCATATAATAATTAATGATTATTATAGCTGTTAATGATATTAAATAAACTTTATAAGAGTTCTTTTTAATTATATTATCAATACCTAAAATAATTATTGGTAATATAATCATTGCATCTAACCATATAATATTCAATTGGTTAGCAATTATCCAACCATTCATTGCATATGAAGTTGCAAATATTGGAATTGTTAAATTGTTTTTAACTTTTTTGGTTTTTATTAAGTATCCAAAACTTAATCCTGACAGTCCATATTTTAATAACGTAATCAACATAATACTACCATTCATGAAACTTTTCGGTAGAATAGCAATAATTAAGTTTAACGGGCTCATTAAATAGTAAGACCATATACTTGTCATTTCACCACCATATCCATTTGAAAAAGAATAAAATAGATTACCAAAGTTAAGTGTATTGATAGTTCTTTTATAAAATGAAAAAAAATCTACGTACTGTTGGCCTAAATCTACTGTTAAAATGCTACCATTACCAAATGGAAACATATTGCGATATGCAAAATAACATGCCATAATTATAAACGGAATAAAAAAACTTAACATAAGTGGTATATGATTTTTTATATGTTTAATAACTTGTCATCCTTTCATTAATGAAATTGTTGTCACTATTTTATACATATATTATACAATACGTATATAATAACATTCATGTTTAAAAAAATTTATAACAAGGAGTTTAGATAACCTTGAATAGTTTTCTACAAAAAATATTTCATCATCAAAACAAAAATATAAATTCGAGAGTACCTTTTCGATTAAAAATATTATTATTTATTGTCGGTGCTTTGTTTTTAGTATTAATGATTCAATTAGCATATTTACAAATCGTCAATGGAAGTCAATATAAAGCTGAAGTAAATCGATCCGATAATTCTATAAAATTGGGGAATGTTCAAAGAGGGATGATTTATGATTCTTCTGGAAGAGTTTTA
Proteins encoded:
- a CDS encoding YfhO family protein; its protein translation is MLSFFIPFIIMACYFAYRNMFPFGNGSILTVDLGQQYVDFFSFYKRTINTLNFGNLFYSFSNGYGGEMTSIWSYYLMSPLNLIIAILPKSFMNGSIMLITLLKYGLSGLSFGYLIKTKKVKNNLTIPIFATSYAMNGWIIANQLNIIWLDAMIILPIIILGIDNIIKKNSYKVYLISLTAIIIINYYMAFMICIFSCTYFIANYVIKYSNINNKIKMILKYIGTSLTAFLISSWLMIPNIIALKDGKGQYTISNIKWKFEYNPLDMISKSLNGAFNFDQIPSGYPNIFIGSIALISMISFFFNHNIRIKKRVIYFLLLSFLIISMSFEPLDLLWHAFQFPVWYPYRFSFITCFLIAYLGAIGFNSLPKEINITLIIKVSVILVAGMLYVGVNINRFTFLSIEKYIISLLILAITFLIIMLINKKTFKYYLLSLLIITICDMGINTFNSLNSISYVNNSDYTTYNKILSNKISSIQKNDNSFYRIGKSFYRTKNDPLENNFNGGSVFSSTLQKKNTEFESKIGIPFNSGSIDYSNGTLFTDSLLSFKYIINMDNGFKKYPMIQQSGKRYDVINNKVNNDFNSYKNNNYFPIIYETNQNSLKKIKTNDDPLNYQNNIFKSLSNSNKNIFNFNNDYKVTFNNVYNTKSLNKSVVKKKNLLKPASIDIKYNYTDGNIPYLLLSGNFNKDNCSIFVNGNSVIVPKTFSNSIVISLPKQNSTIDINFKKASLYSNDFGLYNLNYNQFKKDTNYIHNQRNNIKFNNNNISADLNFNKKGNILTSIPYSMGWHLVIDGHESKISPWLNEFIGSSKMVSRGKHKVFLYYYPSGLNIGIIMTIIGISILLVNLIINKKKYK